In Verrucomicrobiota bacterium, the genomic window TCGATCGACGCGCTCGGGTTCGCGAAGGAGTCCGCCTCCGGCGCACTTCCGATAGACCACGGGTGCGGGGCAGCCGAGATTGAGGTCGATGGCGGCGACGGGGTAGCGCTGGAGGGTTCGTGCGGTGCGGACGAGTGCCTCGATGTCATTTCCGATCATTTGGGCGACCACAGGCCGGCCCGTGGGATTTTCCACGATCGAACGGAGAATGGGTTTCTCGAGCGAGGAGGTGGCGTGGACGCGGAAATACTCGGCGTAATACACGTCGGGTCCGCCATACTCTTTGAGGACGTCCCAAAACGGCAGATCGGTGACATCCTGCATGGGGGCCAGCGCCAGGACCGGACCGTCGGAGGCGGCGGAGAAGGAGGCGGGCCAGGATTTGGCGAACGGCATTGGCATGATGTGATTCTTGGCTGGTGAGGATAGAGCGGATCGGGACGGACTCAAGTTTCGAGCGAAGCGCGGTGCATCCCGAAGTTTTCGG contains:
- a CDS encoding tRNA-dihydrouridine synthase family protein yields the protein MQDVTDLPFWDVLKEYGGPDVYYAEYFRVHATSSLEKPILRSIVENPTGRPVVAQMIGNDIEALVRTARTLQRYPVAAIDLNLGCPAPVVYRKCAGGGLLREPERVDR